One window of the Gambusia affinis linkage group LG13, SWU_Gaff_1.0, whole genome shotgun sequence genome contains the following:
- the dlk2 gene encoding protein delta homolog 2, translated as MSAIRGVGVLLLLSCMRLMLLAPPPSAGEGSNCSCNATNSRCDEFGVCRCDPGWDGELCQRCVTMPGCVHGSCLQPWQCACQPGWGGRFCDKDLSVCSQQPCLNGATCLLEDSGDFRCLCPDGFHGPTCRRRKGPCLQRRSPCKNGGLCDDADGFAAELVCRCLAGFTGPRCETDIDDCLMGPCASGATCVDGVNRFSCLCPVGFSGRFCTVNMDDCASQPCRNGGRCLDRAGGFRCLCQPGFTGTTCEKPPSPVSASPPVWTTRARDTGHHDNRKVKVTVKERGAGGLSDLQLVVVLVLTSVSVGVVALTAALVLHAPCQRRGHAPCWLSLSPRSRREPGDQPEHRISFLNAAEPQKKKLNIEVV; from the exons ATGTCGGCGATCCGAGGTGTGggcgtcctgctgctgctgagctgcaTGCGCCTCATGCTCTTAGCCCCGCCCCCTAGTGCAGGTGAAG GAAGCAACTGCAGCTGCAACGCTACCAACAGCCGCTGTGATGAGTTCGGAGTCTGCAG GTGTGATCCAGGCTGGGACGGCGAGCTGTGCCAGCGCTGCGTGACGATGCCGGGTTGCGTTCACGGCTCCTGCTTGCAGCCGTGGCAGTGCGCGTGTCAGCCGGGCTGGGGCGGCCGGTTCTGCGACAAAG ACCTCAGCGTGTGCTCCCAGCAGCCCTGCCTCAACGGCGCCACCTGTCTGCTGGAGGACAGCGGAGACTTCCGCTGCTTGTGTCCTGACGGTTTTCATGGTCCGACCTGCCGGAGGAGGAAGGGGCCGTGCCTCCAGAGAAG gtcCCCATGTAAAAATGGTGGCCTGTGTGACGACGCTGACGGGTTTGCGGCAGAGCTGGTGTGCCGCTGCCTCGCTGGATTCACGGGGCCCCGCTGTGAGACCGACATCGACGACTGCTTGATGGGGCCTTGTGCCAGCGGCGCCACCTGTGTGGATGGAGTGAACCGGTTCTCCTGCCTCTGCCCGGTCGGGTTCTCGGGTCGGTTCTGCACGGTCAACATGGATGACTGCGCCAGCCAGCCCTGCCGAAACGGCGGCCGCTGCCTCGACCGCGCCGGAGGCTTCCGCTGCCTCTGCCAGCCGGGATTCACCGGAACCACCTGTGAAAAGCCGCCGAGCCCTGTCAGCGCCAGCCCGCCGGTCTGGACCACGCGGGCCCGGGACACtggtcaccatgacaacaggaAGGTAAAGGTGACGGTGAAGGAGCGCGGCGCCGGCGGACTGTCGGACCTGCAGCTAGTCGTCGTGTTGGTTCTGACGAGCGTGTCTGTTGGCGTGGTGGCGCTGACCGCAGCTCTGGTCCTCCACGCCCCCTGCCAACGCCGTGGCCACGCCCCCTGCTGGTTGTCCCTATCGCCGCGCAGCAGGCGGGAGCCGGGCGACCAGCCGGAGCATCGGATCAGCTTCCTGAATGCAGCAGaaccacagaaaaagaaactcaacaTAGAGGTTGTTTag
- the mea1 gene encoding LOW QUALITY PROTEIN: male-enhanced antigen 1 (The sequence of the model RefSeq protein was modified relative to this genomic sequence to represent the inferred CDS: deleted 1 base in 1 codon) translates to MPQQLLAWPQSGPLQTEPDPSEPEPNRFRFWFWFRFLTQWVVVQVEDPELGAVSHRHREPGPGLGADPWVGAESQLPETWRGGPDRTRPEQYWCVIISSRRMWCVQDPWGNEPQSYLIWLRLVAASRRSAPAPRPPAGSRPGPGRPALGGRPAPGSGPPGRRPAAGCRGGCRGAAQAVTDQSGLPGQSGGGYSQQRLQRAVGRQGVRQVARAADAGDHAQIEVKLRQAARGGHAAAEPPEVPVRQPAAADRQQPNSVLPQPVADILNLDRRQRFPADLDGGRQHPDWEHWEDWVGGREVTGSAGTEANTNLLRNQNQNIQNQKQHRDHKVLRQTGFGSGPVVHHFTMDLIRTWRMSITSPEPPLTSEPNRAEPIKEQDQLMDPLIGSPLNQSINLRSISSRAERAHSHALMSLFHGSAGSQRRFGSNGTAGVRTGSDSDPGGMGGLGLLQPGSSAVGRAEGVRAPGVFLQGCVSWMEVCRSAMGPERVLPSSEDELGEDERPVDGAVLPAVEDGVEEEEEEESGGYYYQPLNQDPDGPGEPEEEDRGDTSHSEQLQQLQHRIEVMGLHLPEAPPPDSDEEDPEEAAAQRSRASIPMDPAHVELVKRTMAGVALPSLGVPPWAQQISDTQWSDLVQNALQERQSSAGLRMLRRNHVP, encoded by the exons ATGCCACAGCAACTGCTAGCATGGCCGCAATCTGGTCCCCTACAGACAGAACcggacccatcagaaccagagccaaacaggttcaggttctggttctggttccggttcctTACCCAGTGGGTTGTAGTCCAGGTTGAGGACCCGGAGCTGGGAGCTGTGAGCCACCGCCACCGAGAACCGGGCCCAGGCCTTGGTGCTGATCCGTGGGTTGGCGCTGAGAGTCAGCTCCCTGAGACCTGGAGGGGCGGACCAGACCGGACCAGACCGGAACAGTACTG GTGTGTCATCATCAGCTCTAGGAGGATGTGGTGCGTTCAGGACCCCTGGGGGAACGAGCCTCAGTCCTACCTGATTTGGCTCCGTCTGGTGGCAGCATCCCGCAGATCAGCGCCAGCGCCACGTCCCCCAGCAGGCAGTCGCCCAGGTCCAGGCAGACCAGCGCTGGGTGGGCGGCCAGCGCCGGGTTCAGGGCCTCCAGGCCGGCGTCCAGCAGCGGGCTGCCGTGGAGGCTGCAGGGGGGCGGCACAAGCCGTCACTGACCAATCAGGCCTGCCCGGCCAATCAGGAGGCGGATACTCACAACAGCGTCTGCAGAGAGCGGTTGGCCGCCAAGGCGTCCGCCAGGTGGCTCGCGCGGCCGATGCTGGAGACCACGCCCAGATTGAGGTTAAGCTGCGCCAGGCAGCGCGAGGCGGCCACGCCGCGGCAGAGCCGCCCGAAGTCCCGGTCCGACAGCCGGCAGCCGCGGACCGACAGCAGCCGAACTCCGTCCTCCCGCAGCCGGTCGCAGATATCCTGAACCTCGACCGCCGACAGCGGTTCCCCGCTGACCTGGATGGAGGCCGCCAGCATCCGGATTGGGAGCACTGGGAGGACTGGGTGGGGGGAAGGGAGGTTACTGGGTCAGCTGGAACAGAAGCAAACACAAACCTTCTGaggaatcagaaccagaacatccagaaccagaagcagcACAGGGATCACAAGGTTCTGAGGCAGACCGGTTTCGGTTCTGGTCCGGTGGTTCATCATTTCACCATGGATCTGATCAGAACCTGGAGAATGTCAATAACGTCTCCAGAACCTCCGCTGACCTCAGAACCGAACCGTGCCGAGCCAATCAAAGAGCAGGACCAGCTCATGGACCCTCTGATTGGTTCTCCTCTCAATCAGTCAATTAACCTGAGATCGATCAGCTCACGCGCTGAGCGGGCACACAGTCACGCGCTGATGTCATTATTCCACGGTTCCGCCGGAAGCCAGAGGAGGTTCGGCTCCAACGGGACGGCGGGCgtcagaaccggttctgattCCGACCCGGGCGGTATGGGAGGCCTGGGACTCCTGCAGCCAGGCAGCAGCGCTGTTGGTCGGGCAGAGGGAGTCCGGGCG CCCGGTGTGTTCCTGCAG GGCTGCGTCTCGTGGATGGAAGTGTGCCGCTCAGCTATGGGACCAGAGAGAGTGCTGCCGAGCTCAGAGGACGAGCTGGGGGAGGACGAGCGTCCGGTGGACGGGGCGGTGCTGCCTGCGGTGGAGgacggagtggaggaagaggaggaggaggagagcggcGGGTACTACTACCAGCCTCTGAACCAGGACCCGGACGGACCCGGGGAGccggaggaggaggacaggggGGACACGTCCCACTcggagcagctgcagcagctgcagcacaggATAGAG GTGATGGGTCTGCACCTACCTGAAGCTCCGCCCCCAGACAGCGACGAGGAGGACCCGGAGGAGGCTGCGGCGCAGAGGAGCCGAGCGTCCATCCCCATGGATCCAG CCCATGTGGAGCTTGTGAAGAGGACGATGGCGGGCGTGGCGCTGCCCTCGCTCGGCGTGCCGCCCTGGGCGCAGCAGATCTCTGACACCCAGTGGAGCGATCTGGTCCAGAACGCGCTGCAGGAGCGCCAGAGTTCTGCCGGGCTTCGGATGCTGCGCCGGAACCACGTCCCCTGA
- the ppp2r5d gene encoding serine/threonine-protein phosphatase 2A 56 kDa regulatory subunit delta isoform isoform X2: protein MPNKPKKEKESCKSSKSSKNSSSVKDGGPENPEEVQQQQSGNKRASCSTPPPTQLNKIKYSGGPTLLKKERRQSSTRFSLTKNRELQKLPALKDAPPPEREDLFVQKLRQCCVLFDFISDPLSDLKYKEVKRAGLNEMVEYITHNSEVVTESIYPEAVVMFSINVFRTLPPSSNPTGAEFDPEEDEPTLEAAWPHLQLVYEFFLRFLESPDFQPNIAKKYIDQKFVLSLLELFDSEDPRERDFLKTILHRIYGKFLGLRAYIRRQINNIFYRFIYETEHHNGIAELLEILGSIINGFALPLKEEHKMFLIRVLLPLHKVKSLSVYHPQLAYCVVQFLEKDSSLTEPVIVGLLKFWPKTHSPKEVMFLNELEEILDVIEPAEFVKVQEPLFRQLAKCVSSPHFQVAERALYYWNNEYIMSLISDNAAKILPIMFPALYKNSKSHWNKTIHGLIYNALKLFMEMNQKLFDDCTQHYKAEKQKEKYKLKERDEVWMKIEDLARQNPQSNKLHPLRPGLHPQEEFLMFSDGGLAFISMETETPTAEDIQLLKKTVETEASQGVKELQKEKSLMRRKSELPQDVYTIRALEAHQRAEEFLTANQEAL, encoded by the exons ATGCCGAACAAACCGAAGAAGGAGAAG gaaTCCTGCAAATCTTCCAAAAGCTCCAAGAACAGCAGCAGCGTGAAGGACGGCgggccggagaacccggaggaG gtgcagcagcagcagagcggCAACAAGCGCGCCAGCTGCAGCACGCCGCCGCCAACGCAGCTCAACAAGATCAAATACTCCGGCGGCCCAACGCTGCTGAAGAAGGAGCGGCGCCAGAGCTCGACCCGGTTCAGCCTCACCAAGAACCGCGAACTGCAGAAGCTGCCCGCCCTGAAAG ATGCCCCGCCCCCGGAGCGTGAGGATCTGTTCGTGCAGAAGCTGCGGCAGTGCTGCGTTCTGTTCGACTTCATCAGCGACCCGCTCAGCGACCTCAAGTACAAGGAGGTCAAGAGGGCGGGGCTTAACGAGATGGTGGAGTACATCACGCACAACAGCGAGGTGGTGACCGAGAGCATCTACCCCGAGGCCGTCGTCATG ttttccaTAAACGTGTTCCGGACTCTTCCTCCGTCCTCCAACCCGACCGGCGCCGAGTTCGACCCGGAAGAAGACGAGCCGACGCTGGAGGCGGCCTGGCCTCACCTGCAG CTGGTGTACGAGTTCTTCCTCCGCTTCCTGGAGTCTCCGGACTTCCAGCCCAACATCGCCAAGAAGTACATCGACCAGAAGTTCGTTCTGTCG ctgctggagctgtTTGACAGTGAGGATCCCAGAGAGCGAGACTTCCTGAAAACGATCCTCCACCGGATCTACGGAAAGTTCCTGGGTCTGCGCGCCTACATCCGCCGGCAGATCAACAACATCTTCTACAG GTTCATCTATGAGACGGAGCATCACAACGGGATCGCTGAGCTGCTGGAGATCCTGggcag catCATCAACGGCTTCGCTCTGCCTCTGAAGGaagaacacaaaatgtttctgatccGGGTTCTGCTGCCGCTCCACAAGGTCAAGTCTCTGAGTGTGTACCACCCTCAG TTGGCTTACTGTGTAGTCCAGTTCCTGGAAAAGGACAGCAGCCTGACGGAGCCG GTGATCGTGGGCCTGCTGAAGTTCTGGCCCAAAACCCACAGTCCGAAGGAGGTGATGTTCCTGAATGAGCTGGAGGAGATCCTGGACGTCATCGAGCCGGCCGAGTTCGTCAAGGTGCAGGAGCCGCTCTTCAGGCAGCTGGCCAAGTGTGTGTCCAGCCCTCACTTTCag GTAGCAGAGAGAGCACTGTACTACTGGAACAACGAGTACATCATGAGTCTAATCAGCGACAACGCCGCCAAGATTCTCCCCATCATGTTCCCCGCACTCTACAAGAACTCCAAGAGCCACTGGAACAA GACGATCCACGGTCTGATCTACAACGCTCTGAAGCTTTTCATGGAGATGAACCAGAAGCTGTTTGACGACTGCACCCAGCACTACAAGGCTGAGAAACAGAA GGAGAAATACAAGCTGAAGGAGCGGGATGAAGTCTGGATGAAAATCGAGGATCTGGCCCGGCAGAACCCACAG AGCAATAAGCTCCACCCCCTGCGGCCTGGACTCCACCCACAGGAAGAG TTCCTGATGTTTAGCGATGGCGGTCTGGCCTTCATCTCCATGGAGACGGAGACTCCCACAGCGGAGGACATCCAGCTGCTGAAGAAGACGGTGGAGACGGAGGCGTCCCAG GGggtgaaggagctgcagaaggagaagtcGCTGATGCGCAGGAAGTCGGAGCTACCGCAGGACGTTTACACCATCAGAGCTCTGGAGGCGCACCAGCGGGCCGAGGAGTTCCTCACAGCCAATCAGGAGGCGCTCTGA
- the ppp2r5d gene encoding serine/threonine-protein phosphatase 2A 56 kDa regulatory subunit delta isoform isoform X1: MPNKPKKEKESCKSSKSSKNSSSVKDGGPENPEEVQQQQSGNKRASCSTPPPTQLNKIKYSGGPTLLKKERRQSSTRFSLTKNRELQKLPALKDAPPPEREDLFVQKLRQCCVLFDFISDPLSDLKYKEVKRAGLNEMVEYITHNSEVVTESIYPEAVVMFSINVFRTLPPSSNPTGAEFDPEEDEPTLEAAWPHLQLVYEFFLRFLESPDFQPNIAKKYIDQKFVLSLLELFDSEDPRERDFLKTILHRIYGKFLGLRAYIRRQINNIFYRFIYETEHHNGIAELLEILGSIINGFALPLKEEHKMFLIRVLLPLHKVKSLSVYHPQLAYCVVQFLEKDSSLTEPVIVGLLKFWPKTHSPKEVMFLNELEEILDVIEPAEFVKVQEPLFRQLAKCVSSPHFQVAERALYYWNNEYIMSLISDNAAKILPIMFPALYKNSKSHWNKTIHGLIYNALKLFMEMNQKLFDDCTQHYKAEKQKEKYKLKERDEVWMKIEDLARQNPQSNKLHPLRPGLHPQEEVSDAQCVCVCVCVCLTRAAFQFLMFSDGGLAFISMETETPTAEDIQLLKKTVETEASQGVKELQKEKSLMRRKSELPQDVYTIRALEAHQRAEEFLTANQEAL; the protein is encoded by the exons ATGCCGAACAAACCGAAGAAGGAGAAG gaaTCCTGCAAATCTTCCAAAAGCTCCAAGAACAGCAGCAGCGTGAAGGACGGCgggccggagaacccggaggaG gtgcagcagcagcagagcggCAACAAGCGCGCCAGCTGCAGCACGCCGCCGCCAACGCAGCTCAACAAGATCAAATACTCCGGCGGCCCAACGCTGCTGAAGAAGGAGCGGCGCCAGAGCTCGACCCGGTTCAGCCTCACCAAGAACCGCGAACTGCAGAAGCTGCCCGCCCTGAAAG ATGCCCCGCCCCCGGAGCGTGAGGATCTGTTCGTGCAGAAGCTGCGGCAGTGCTGCGTTCTGTTCGACTTCATCAGCGACCCGCTCAGCGACCTCAAGTACAAGGAGGTCAAGAGGGCGGGGCTTAACGAGATGGTGGAGTACATCACGCACAACAGCGAGGTGGTGACCGAGAGCATCTACCCCGAGGCCGTCGTCATG ttttccaTAAACGTGTTCCGGACTCTTCCTCCGTCCTCCAACCCGACCGGCGCCGAGTTCGACCCGGAAGAAGACGAGCCGACGCTGGAGGCGGCCTGGCCTCACCTGCAG CTGGTGTACGAGTTCTTCCTCCGCTTCCTGGAGTCTCCGGACTTCCAGCCCAACATCGCCAAGAAGTACATCGACCAGAAGTTCGTTCTGTCG ctgctggagctgtTTGACAGTGAGGATCCCAGAGAGCGAGACTTCCTGAAAACGATCCTCCACCGGATCTACGGAAAGTTCCTGGGTCTGCGCGCCTACATCCGCCGGCAGATCAACAACATCTTCTACAG GTTCATCTATGAGACGGAGCATCACAACGGGATCGCTGAGCTGCTGGAGATCCTGggcag catCATCAACGGCTTCGCTCTGCCTCTGAAGGaagaacacaaaatgtttctgatccGGGTTCTGCTGCCGCTCCACAAGGTCAAGTCTCTGAGTGTGTACCACCCTCAG TTGGCTTACTGTGTAGTCCAGTTCCTGGAAAAGGACAGCAGCCTGACGGAGCCG GTGATCGTGGGCCTGCTGAAGTTCTGGCCCAAAACCCACAGTCCGAAGGAGGTGATGTTCCTGAATGAGCTGGAGGAGATCCTGGACGTCATCGAGCCGGCCGAGTTCGTCAAGGTGCAGGAGCCGCTCTTCAGGCAGCTGGCCAAGTGTGTGTCCAGCCCTCACTTTCag GTAGCAGAGAGAGCACTGTACTACTGGAACAACGAGTACATCATGAGTCTAATCAGCGACAACGCCGCCAAGATTCTCCCCATCATGTTCCCCGCACTCTACAAGAACTCCAAGAGCCACTGGAACAA GACGATCCACGGTCTGATCTACAACGCTCTGAAGCTTTTCATGGAGATGAACCAGAAGCTGTTTGACGACTGCACCCAGCACTACAAGGCTGAGAAACAGAA GGAGAAATACAAGCTGAAGGAGCGGGATGAAGTCTGGATGAAAATCGAGGATCTGGCCCGGCAGAACCCACAG AGCAATAAGCTCCACCCCCTGCGGCCTGGACTCCACCCACAGGAAGAGGTGAGTGatgctcagtgtgtgtgtgtgtgtgtgtgtgtgtgtctgactcGCGCTGCGTTCCAGTTCCTGATGTTTAGCGATGGCGGTCTGGCCTTCATCTCCATGGAGACGGAGACTCCCACAGCGGAGGACATCCAGCTGCTGAAGAAGACGGTGGAGACGGAGGCGTCCCAG GGggtgaaggagctgcagaaggagaagtcGCTGATGCGCAGGAAGTCGGAGCTACCGCAGGACGTTTACACCATCAGAGCTCTGGAGGCGCACCAGCGGGCCGAGGAGTTCCTCACAGCCAATCAGGAGGCGCTCTGA